TAGGTCTGGGTACTGAAAACTGGTTCTCCCTGACTAACTCTGCTGGTACCCTGGGTTCTGAGAGTGCACGTGGCGAGCAGATCGACATCGCTGGTTTCGGTATCGTTAACCTGAGCTATAAAGGCTGGTTATACCTGGAAGGAACTGGACGTACTGAAAAAACTTCTACCCTGCCTAAAGGTGCAAACTCTTACACTTATCCTTCTGTGAATGCAGGTTTCGTATTCTCTGATGTGTTTAAGATGCCAACATGGTTTAACTATGGTAAACTGAGAACCTCTTATGGTTTAACAGGTAACCACCCAACCATGTACATGTCTCCAATCGCATTTACACAATATGGTATAACCATCGATGGTAACTATATTGCATACCAACAGCCTAATGCCAGCACTTTCGGTAACGAAGGTCTGAGATCAGAGCAGAAGAGAGAGTTCGAATTTGGTCTGGAAACAAGAATCCTGGATGGTAAAGTAGGTGTTGACCTGACTTACTATAATAACAAGATCAAAGATCAGATCCTGACTGCTACTACACCAATGACAGCTGGTGCTGGTGCACAGATCGTGAATGCAGGTGACCTGAGCAACTACGGTTTTGAAGGCGCTATCAACGCAACTCCGATCCAAAACAAAAATTTCCGTTGGAATACACGTTTCAACTTTGCGATTAACCGTAACAAGCTGACCAGACTGGCTCCTATCTTCCCGAACATTACAAATGACCTCGAAGGTGGTTATGTAATCGCAAGATCTGAAGTAGGTGATCCACTGGGTAACCTGTACGTTCACCCTCATAACACCGATGCTAACGGTAACTATATCGTAGATAAGGATGCGGGTATTTACACTTACAATACCGATAAATATATTTATGCTGGTAACGTAATGCCTAAGATCGTAGGTGGTTTCTCCAACACTTTCACTTACAAAGCATTCTCCGTGGATGTGACCCTGGATTACCGTTTTGGTGGTAAACTGGTTTCTATTCCTTCTTATTATGCAGTGGGTGCAGGTATGTTTAAGAGCACACTCCAGTACAGAGATGCTGCCCGTGGTGGTCTCCCTTACGCTGTTGTTTCTGATAAAGATGGTAATTACGCTCCTGTTGCTGCCGGTCAACCTGGCGATCGTCAAAATGGTGTAATCCTGGAAGGTGTAACTGACGAAGCAGGTACTAAGAATAGCAAAATTATCGATGCTGGTACTTACTACAGGAACCAATTCGGATGGCACTCTGGTGATTATACCGCTGCTATCTTCAACAATAATTACATCAAGGTACGTGAGGTTTCTGCTACTTACACAATGCCTAAAAAGATCGTTGACAAATTACATTTCCAGGGCCTGCAGGTTTCTCTGGTTGCACGTAACCTGTTCTACATTCACAAATCTCTGCCTTATGGTCTGGATCCGGAATCTGCTACAGGTTCTTCCTGGTTGGATCAGGGTCAGGACAAAGGTGCTCTTGCTCCTACAAGAAGCTTTGGTGCTAGCTTACGTGCACGCTTCTAATGTAATTTTTTGCTAAATGATCAAACAAAAAAACTAATGAAAAAACTTTTGATAAATGCATCTCTTCTTGTCTTATTAGTAGCTGGCTTCAGCTCCTGTAAGCAAAGAATTGAAGACGATTACCAAAACCCGGAGCAAACGACAGTGGCAAACCCGGGTAAGCTGTTCAACGGCTTGTTCCTGAATGAAAGGATCCATCCTTCCTACTGGGATTACTATACTTACCTGTTCGCGTTTACAGCTCCTTACTCCGGCCTGCAAACCATCCTTCCATCCAGCACTATGTACCTGGCTAACACCTCTTACTCAGATAACCGCTGGAGAGATTATTATAACGGTGCTAACGGTAACGACTATAATTACAATGGTCCTGGTATCCTGAACAACTACCGTGAAATGCAGACTGCTTTCAACACCATGTCTGATGCAGAACAGAGAAAAAATCTGATATATCTGAAATTATCTGAAGTGATCCTTTGCGATCAGACATCTCAGATGGTAGATGCATTTGGTGATATTCCTTTCTCAAAAGCAAACTCCCTGAACCTCGCTGACCGTTCAATCGTGTTCGCTTCTTATGACGATGCTGCACAAATCTATGATACCCTGATCTACAAACTGGATCAGATCAATAACTACCTGGATACCGCTACCGTAGTTTCTACTGAAAGCGCTAACCTGAAAATCTATGACAGAATGTATGCTGGCGACCTCACCATGTGGCGTCGTTATACAAACTCTCTGCGTTTGCGTCTCCTGATGCGTATCTCCAATGTTAGCGAAGCAAAAGCTAAACCTGAGATCGTTAACATGCTGAACAACTCATCTAAATATCCTGTTATCACTTCTAACGACCAGGATGCACTGGTATGGGAAAGCCCAACCAACCTGAAAAGTGATCTGTATGATGTATTCAAAGATTTCAGATGGGCTCCTAAGTACCTGATCGATTTCATGACCACCAACAATGACCCTCGTGTTGAAGTATTCTTCGATGCAGATGGAACCAACGGTTACAAAGGGTTCCCTTATGATGGTACTGAAAAAGATTATACCAACGGCGGTTACGCATCTTATGACTCTGCAACTTTCTTCTATAACTATAACCTGCCAGGTGTACTGTTCACTGCCGCAGAAGTTAGCTTCATCAAAGCTGAAGCTAACGAAAGATGGGGCCTTGGAGCTGCTGAAACTCCATATGCTGAAGGTATCGCCCAGTCAGTTAAGTTTTTCTACAACCTGAACTCAAGGATCTACGCTCGTAGCGGTGCTCCAAGAAAATGGGCAGCGCTGATTGAACCATCTGCAACAGCCGTTAGTGCCTACGCAAGCAGCGCTAACATCGCGTTATCTGGTTCTACTCAGGAAAGACTGGCTAAGATCTATACACAGAAATGGGAAAGCTTCTTCGTTCTGCAGACTGTGCAGGCATGGTCAGAATACAGAAGAACCGGTTATCCTGAAATTCCAGTGTATACCTCCACTGGTACCCAGACTAAACCAGGTGTTCGCTTCCTGTATCCTTCAAACGAATCATTGTATAACACTGCAAACTACAATGCCGTTAGAGCTAAAGATACCCGCGATACTAAGATCTTCTGGGATCTTAACTAAGATATCTTAGATAAAATGATAAAAAGGCCCTGGCATTTATGCCAGGGCCTTTCTTTTTTCCAAAATGTCTAAACATTATACATTTGAGAAAAAATTATCTATTTTGGGTAAATAAGTATGAAACGCCTGTTCCTGTTCCTATGCCTGTTCACGATCCTTTCGTTAGCTGCCAGCGCGCAGCACATTACCTGGTACCAACACATTGCACCCATTATTCACACTAACTGTACCCCCTGCCATCGCCCGGATGAAGCCGGCCCTTTCTCTCTGATCACTTACGAAGATGTTGCGAAACGTGCTGCTATGGTGAAAAGAGTGACCCAAAGCCGGTACATGCCACCATGGAAAGCAGATCCACATTATGTAAACTACGCGAATGAAAGAAGGCTTACCGATGAGGAAATAGCACTGATCACTGACTGGGCCGATCATCAGATGCCGGTTGGGAAAAATGGCAAGGACAAACCAGACACCATCCTTACGTCCAAAGTATCACGCCTGCCTGACCTGGAATTGACGATGAAGCAGGCCTTTATCGTGAAAGGCGATAATGTAGAACGCTTTGTCGTATTCAAGATCCCATTTGAGCTGCCTGACTCTATGAATGTAGAAGCCATCCGCTTTATTACTAACAACCGCAAACTGATCCACCACGCGAACTACGAAATTGACGATGTGCCTGCCGAAGATCTCTATAACACCCAGGACTATGTGAACCTTACAGAAGAGGGGAACATCAGAACCGCCCAATACATTCCCTACCGTAAGCGTATGATTTATTATGGTGGCTGGATTCCGGGCGCCTCCTATGAATCATATCCACCCGGTATTGGCTGGAAAATGCCAAAGAGAGGCATTATCCTGCTCACGCTACATTTTGCCCCCCTTGGTAAAGAAGAAAAAAGCATCAGTGGCGTGCAGGTATATTTTACAAAGAAAGAAGTAAAAAGGAGTATCCGGGCAGCAAGCATTGGCTCCGGTGGAGCAGGAGAAAAGGATATTGATCCGTTTTTCTATATCCCTGCCAACGTTGTAAAAACTTTCAGGGTCAAAGTTGGCGTTCCCGCTGATGAATCAATACTCTACGTCTGGCCCCATATGCACTATATCGGCAAAATCTTCCGGGCCTATTGTGTCACACCTGAACAAGACACCATTCGCCTGGTCTCCATTCCTGACTGGAATGTAGCCTGGCAGGAAATGTACTGGTTCCCTCAATTGAAAAAACTACCAAAGGGATCCACGATAGTCGTAGAAGGAACATATGATAATACCGCAGAAAATCCGTCGAATCCGAATAACCCTCCTCAGTTGATTTATAGTAGTGGTGATATGAAATCGACTGATGAGATGATGACACTCGTGATGGTTTACCTGCCCTATGAAAAGGGAGATGAAAAGATGGAAATTAAACGATGACTTATATCATGAATAAACAAAATTGATATTGATAACTTACCACTGTCAACCAATGAGCAGAAATGTTAAGAATACTGATATTATCACTGCTGATAACAGGCCTTTGCATGCA
This window of the Chitinophaga sancti genome carries:
- a CDS encoding SusD/RagB family nutrient-binding outer membrane lipoprotein; this encodes MKKLLINASLLVLLVAGFSSCKQRIEDDYQNPEQTTVANPGKLFNGLFLNERIHPSYWDYYTYLFAFTAPYSGLQTILPSSTMYLANTSYSDNRWRDYYNGANGNDYNYNGPGILNNYREMQTAFNTMSDAEQRKNLIYLKLSEVILCDQTSQMVDAFGDIPFSKANSLNLADRSIVFASYDDAAQIYDTLIYKLDQINNYLDTATVVSTESANLKIYDRMYAGDLTMWRRYTNSLRLRLLMRISNVSEAKAKPEIVNMLNNSSKYPVITSNDQDALVWESPTNLKSDLYDVFKDFRWAPKYLIDFMTTNNDPRVEVFFDADGTNGYKGFPYDGTEKDYTNGGYASYDSATFFYNYNLPGVLFTAAEVSFIKAEANERWGLGAAETPYAEGIAQSVKFFYNLNSRIYARSGAPRKWAALIEPSATAVSAYASSANIALSGSTQERLAKIYTQKWESFFVLQTVQAWSEYRRTGYPEIPVYTSTGTQTKPGVRFLYPSNESLYNTANYNAVRAKDTRDTKIFWDLN
- a CDS encoding c-type cytochrome codes for the protein MKRLFLFLCLFTILSLAASAQHITWYQHIAPIIHTNCTPCHRPDEAGPFSLITYEDVAKRAAMVKRVTQSRYMPPWKADPHYVNYANERRLTDEEIALITDWADHQMPVGKNGKDKPDTILTSKVSRLPDLELTMKQAFIVKGDNVERFVVFKIPFELPDSMNVEAIRFITNNRKLIHHANYEIDDVPAEDLYNTQDYVNLTEEGNIRTAQYIPYRKRMIYYGGWIPGASYESYPPGIGWKMPKRGIILLTLHFAPLGKEEKSISGVQVYFTKKEVKRSIRAASIGSGGAGEKDIDPFFYIPANVVKTFRVKVGVPADESILYVWPHMHYIGKIFRAYCVTPEQDTIRLVSIPDWNVAWQEMYWFPQLKKLPKGSTIVVEGTYDNTAENPSNPNNPPQLIYSSGDMKSTDEMMTLVMVYLPYEKGDEKMEIKR